The region CCAATGATGAGGATGACTTCATTCTATCGGCATGGGATTATGTCCACAATAAAGTGCGCTATTCCAGCTATAACACTGATATTTTTCTCATCAATTCCGGCGTAGAATGTACCCGCTGCTATCATCCGATATCAGTGCTTCAAAGCGGCAGCGGTAACTGTGTAGCTTCGGCCTCATTGCTGACATCTCTTCTCAGAGCCAAATTATCCCCTGACCGGGTATATGAAGCGGTAGGGTATCTCGATACCGGCAAAGGTGATTTTGGTCATGCCTGGGTGGAAGCCAAAAGGAACGATGGTAACTGGTACCTATTAGAATCAACTTCGGCTCCCTGGGGATGGCAGTCGAGGAACGCTGCTAACAACTATGAAACTTTAGCCAAGTTTAACGATGCCAAGTTTGAGTGCTATAGCCATGAAATGTGCCAGGTCGCCATGGGGTGCCCCTGTGAGCAACGGAGTGAAAGATGGCGCGGCCTTTAGTTGTAACCGGTAATACTCTTAATGAGCTGCAGCACCAGCTAGAAGCCTGGTACAAGCCCGGTGCCAAGATGCACCTTTACCTGGGCGTTCAGAGAGACATGACTGCCGAGATACTTGCTGATATCCAGCAAAGTTTGCTAAAAGGCGGAGTGAAACTTACCTCCCCTCTTGATATAGGTAATGGCAAATGGCCCAATACTTTACGCATACAGTTTGAGAAAGGTATAGGCCCACTGCCGCTGGATAGCCTAACCAGTAAACCTTTAGGCTGGATACTGATAAATGTAAATGCTGTTAATGCCAGGCTGGGAGGTAATCTCCGTTAGGAGGAATTATGGCTTGGGAACAAATAGGTGAAGGTGGCAATACTGACATAATGGATGTTGTCAGTTATGAGAATAATCAGGTCGCTGAGGGTCAGAGGGCAATGCTTCAGTGTGAATTTGCCCTGCCGGTACCGACCTGGCAGATAGATAATTTACGTGACACTCTGACATTTGCGGGGGTGGAGGATTTACAGGTTTCGAGCAGCGGTTCTCAAGTAAATGTAACCTGGAGGAAGGGGTTTGCCTGGGCTGCGGTCATTATTGCAGCTCTAGTAGTTATAGCACTTATCATTATCTGGCGAATGTTCAAGGATGTGCCAGCGCCGGTACAATCGTTTGCACTTATTGGCATAGTAATAGCAGCTCTAGCCGTTGTCGGCGTGGTCGTATATAAAGCAGTAAAAAGTGGGAGGGCACCCTGATGAATGAAAATGCAAGAATCAGTAGACTCAATATGAGGCCGGTAGCGTTCAGGCCAATGGAGGCGAGTTATGAGGCTGGGGCTCTAATCCCAGGCCCACGTAATCATATTCTCGATGCGTGGGTGGAAGTGAACAGCGCTCGCGTAAATCAAGTAGTGGTGGGCGGTACTTTCAATATCGGGGTTCAATTTGAGGCCGAGAATATCAATGGCAATACCTGGCATCTGGCCATAACGGGAATTGACCCCACTGGCGCTGTAGCTTGTTTTTGGGATGAGAGTGTTGGTTTCCCCATACAAAAGAGCTATGTAACCGACACTCGATTGTTAAATAAGCCCAGCTCACCCATAATGCCTGCCGGCACCGGAGCACTGGTGGTAACACTCAGGTTGTGGCTTAACGATGATTTCAACGTTAGCCCTTCAGCTCCGCCGCAAAATCTGTGGCTCAATGGGATATCCGGTCAATCGCCTCCTCCAAACACTAATGGCCCGTTTACAGCCTAATAAGGAGTGTCATGGCAACTTTAACGATTGCCGATAGTATTATAAACCAAGGCGGGAACATTACCTTTAGCCTCACTGGCTTTTATGGAGGATATGCTATTTATGTTGGAGTGGTAGGCGGCGGCTATGCCACCTTCTACGCTCCGACTGGTAACTTATCTAATGCAGTTATGGGACCTATCGGAGAGGCTCCTGGAGGTCCATACACTTTAAGGGCTTGGCAAGAAGACGAATACGGCTCACTAATAGCTCAAGCTACTGCCCCCTTTTATATAGAGGCAGTCGGCTGGTGGAATGTAGTGGTAGCCCAACTTTCTGTAGGACGCCCGGCAACTTATAGTGGCTGGTACAACTCAGCCTATGCCCAGTTTTCGATCGCTCGAATAGTCGGCGTCTTAGGTTGGTACAACTCAGCTTATGCCCAGTTATCAGTTACTCGAATGGCAGCCTCTAGCGGCTGGTATAACAGCGCTGTGGCCATCTTGAATGTGAGTCGCGGCGCAGCCTCATCTGGCTGGTACAACTCAGCCTTAGCTCAATTTTCAATCGCTCGAAAGGGAGTAGAGCCGCCCCCTCCGGATGGTGAGGGTGGTATAAACTGGCCGGCAGTGGCCATAGCCGGCGGTGTCGTAGTTACCCTTGCGGCTGTTGCTGCCACTCACAAAGGGCAAATAAAGAGCGTAGTATCTAAAATCAAGCGCAAGTAACCTATTGACAACCATGTTATTGCTGGTAAAGAATTACTGCATGTCTTAAATAAAATAAGGTTTTCTAAAAGAGGGGATCAGATTTATCTGAAGATGCTTCCCCTCTGCAACCTTCAGGTCGAGAGGTTGCCACTATCTAAAGGAGGTAGAAAAATGATTGATGTAACCAAAACCATTACCTCGGTAGTAGAGGGCGCAGTCGATATCGGCATGGTCAAATGGGATGAGAAAGCCATCGCGGCTAATGCAGCCTCAACCAGAGGCGCTCCCTTCAAAGGGGCTGTTGATATCTCACGACTGGCAATCACCATCGGCGGATACGCTGCATGGGCCTTGGGCAAAGGGAAAGTGGCAGTTATTGGCGAGGCGGCAGCCCTGTCAACAACTCCTCTCTTGATTCACTCGATTTATAATGCCATGCAGAAGCCCTCGGTAGCCCCTGTAGTGCGTGAGTACGTACAGCGAAGGGTTGCCAATCCGGTACCTGCAGGACGCACCTATGAGCCGGAACTGAAAAAAGCCTACGCAATGTAAAAAGCATAAATAGTAAATTTAGCTCTGAAGGAGGAATACACGGATGAGCTCTAAAGCATTTCTTATCGAAACCGATTCCATGACCTATAGCGACCAGCAACGGCTAAGAACCGCTGCACTCGCTGGCGCTGTTCAGCGAGCATATAACCAGGGTATCGCACCCTGGGACAAAGAGGACCTTCCCCTGAAAAACGATTCCAAATTTGCCGATACCCCTGACCTGAGTGAACTTATTGACTACATAGCCAGGGGTGGATGGCCCAAGAATCTGGACGCCCGCGAATTCCAGCCCACGCTTGATGCTGGTGCTGGTGCTGCTGCGGACTTCTGGAATACCCCTGTCCTGGCTGCAGTCGGCACCGAATAC is a window of Dehalococcoidales bacterium DNA encoding:
- a CDS encoding transglutaminase family protein, which codes for MAEGISWRIDPKTGKKLLITAAVAVGVGIFLSQISSKPSGASVKYPTNYLVDPDSVSEIATQLPNDEDDFILSAWDYVHNKVRYSSYNTDIFLINSGVECTRCYHPISVLQSGSGNCVASASLLTSLLRAKLSPDRVYEAVGYLDTGKGDFGHAWVEAKRNDGNWYLLESTSAPWGWQSRNAANNYETLAKFNDAKFECYSHEMCQVAMGCPCEQRSERWRGL